From one Neofelis nebulosa isolate mNeoNeb1 chromosome 4, mNeoNeb1.pri, whole genome shotgun sequence genomic stretch:
- the TAS2R4 gene encoding taste receptor type 2 member 4, translating into MLQILFLSALSVSAILNFVGLVVNLFIVVVNYRTWVQSHRISSSNRILFSLGVTRFIMLGLFLLNIIYLFTSPHVERSVHLSTFFLLCWMFLESTSLWLVTLLNALYCVKITDFQHSVFLLLKRKLSPKIPRLLLTCVLISAFSTLLYVVLTQTSPFPEFLTGSNGTVCDINKSILSLVTSLVLSSFLQFIMNVTSASLLIHSLRRHIQKMQKNATDFWNPQTEAHMAAMKLMIYFLILYIPYSLATLLQYLPSVRMDLGATSICMIISTFYPPGHSVLIILTHPKLKTKAKKILCFNIWWNFSSK; encoded by the coding sequence ATGCTTCAGATACTCTTCTTAtctgctctttctgtctcagcAATTTTGAATTTTGTAGGACTCGTTGTAAATCTGTTTATCGTAGTGGTCAACTACAGGACTTGGGTCCAAAGCCACAGAATCTCCTCTTCTAATAGGATCCTGTTCAGCTTGGGCGTCACCAGATTTATTATGCTAGGACTGTTTCTCCTGAACATTATCTATCTGTTCACCTCTCCACATGTCGAAAGGTCAGTCCACCTATCCACTTTTTTCCTGTTGTGTTGGATGTTTTTGGAGTCTACTAGTCTCTGGCTTGTAACCTTGCTCAATGCCTTGTACTGCGTGAAGATTACTGACTTCCAACACTCAGTATTCCTCCTGCTGAAACGAAAGCTGTCCCCAAAGATCCCCAGGCTGCTGCTGACCTGCGTGCTGATCTCTGCCTTCTCCACTCTCCTGTATGTTGTGCTCACACAGACATCACCCTTTCCTGAGTTTCTGACTGGGAGCAATGGTACAGTATGTGACATCAATAAGAGCATCTTGTCTTTGGTGACCTCCTTGGTCCTGAGCTCCTTTCTCCAGTTCATCATGAATGTGACTTCCGCTTCCTTGTTAATACATTCCTTGAGGAGACATATACAGAAGATGCAGAAAAACGCCACTGATTTTTGGAATCCCCAGACTGAAGCTCATATGGCTGCTATGAAGCTAATGATCTATTTCCTCATCCTCTACATTCCATATTCACTTGCTACCCTGCTACAGTATCTCCCTTCCGTACGGATGGATTTGGGAGCCACATCCATCTGTATGATTATTTCCACCTTTTATCCTCCAGGGCACTCTGTTCTCATTATTCTCACACATcctaaactgaaaacaaaagcaaagaagatTCTTTGTTTCAACATATGGTGGAATTTCAGTAGTAAATAG